Proteins from one Vanessa atalanta chromosome 15, ilVanAtal1.2, whole genome shotgun sequence genomic window:
- the LOC125069135 gene encoding beta-1,3-glucan-binding protein-like: MELSRFGRVFVYLLVYINSRTVCGQEYSIPDVTIQALQPKGIRISIPSNPKLSLFVFQGNINNKIGENDVGTISAEITNPTNGRWSYEDLNKQLNVGDIIYYYVYVVYNRKGYIKDNLSFTVKGLENLSSSSVAECSPTSTVVKNGKACAGQVLFEDNFDTLREDLWQVEQYIPDEPDYPFVSYQRPPNAAIVSTNGGYLYIQPKLLQDLPGFSNSSLFTDTLDLFSGCTTTSSKCLVEAWGASILPPIVSGRLTSKSFSFTYGVVEVRAKVPQGDWLYPDILLESLMKKYGVPNYASGVLRIAGVRGNPQLSLVNNEIGNKLLYGGPMLDTQCRNTLLSEKFSNKPWGDDFHVYSARWEPERIILSVDGEEWARIEPAASGLQGRFARTCDLPRTLLSRGTNMAPFDDHFFITLGVAAGGITEFRDDLTSAGRPKPWRNSGRKASLRFWQDMSSWYSTWRQPALIIDYVKVRAI, encoded by the exons ATGGAACTGTCCAGGTTCGGACGTGTCTTTGTGTATCTGTTAGTGTATATTAACTCAAGAACAGTATGCGGTCAGGAATATTCAATACCAGATGTAACGATACAAGCTTTACAACCGAAAGGAATCAGAATATCAATACcat cAAACCCAAAACTTAGTTTGTTTGTATTCCAAgggaatataaataacaaaataggtGAAAACGATGTCGGTACGATTTCTGCTGAAATAACTAATCCTACTAATGGCAGATGGTCTTACGAAGACCTCAACAAACAGCTTAATGTTGGAGACATCATTTATTACTATGTGTACGTCGTTTACAATAGAAAAGGCTATATTAAGGACAATTTGTCCTTCACCGTTAAgg GATTAGAAAATCTTTCAAGTAGTTCTGTAGCAGAATGCTCACCAACGTCGACTGTGGTAAAGAATGGAAAAGCGTGTGCTGGTCAGGTCCTGTTTGAAGACAATTTTGATACTCTTCGAGAAGACTTGTGGCAAGTTGAACAATATATACCAGACGAACCA GACTACCCCTTTGTTTCCTACCAGCGTCCACCAAATGCAGCGATAGTCTCAACAAATGGGGGTTATTTGTATATTCAGCCAAAGCTTCTACAAGATCTGCCAGGATTTTCTAATTCGTCTTTGTTTACTGATACTTTGGATTTGTTTAGTGG ATGTACAACCACGTCGTCAAAGTGTCTCGTTGAAGCTTGGGGTGCTAGTATCTTACCACCGATAGTTAGTGGTCGTCTTACTTCTAAATCATTTTCTTTCACATACGGCGTTGTGGAAGTGAGAGCCAAAGTACCTCAAGGGGATTGGCTTTATCCGG ATATCTTACTGGAATCGCTGATGAAAAAGTACGGTGTACCGAATTACGCGTCAGGCGTTCTTAGGATAGCTGGCGTACGAGGCAACCCGCAGCTGTCCTTAGTTAATAACGAAATCGGAAATaag CTCCTCTATGGTGGACCGATGCTGGACACCCAATGTCGCAATACTTTGCTCAGTGAAAAATTTTCCAATAAACCCTGGGGCGATGACTTCCATGTTTATTCAGCGAGATGGGAACcag AAAGGATAATATTGTCTGTGGACGGCGAAGAGTGGGCAAGGATAGAACCAGCTGCTAGTGGACTTCAAGGCCGTTTCGCTCGTACCTGTGATCTACCACGGACTTTACTCTCAAGGGGTACCAATATGGCGCCATTCGATGATCAC TTCTTTATAACCCTGGGCGTGGCAGCTGGAGGTATCACTGAATTTAGGGACGATCTCACATCAGCGGGAAGACCAAAACCCTGGCGGAACAGTGGCCGGAAAGCCAGTCTTCGTTTCTGGCAGGACATGTCCTCCTGGTATTCCACGTGGAGACAACCTGCCTTAATCATCGACTACGTTAAAGTTCGagctatttaa
- the LOC125069137 gene encoding uncharacterized protein LOC125069137: MFVKNNNFICFFTITLLGSSVYSELEAPKLLDVTATKEGGLYVVWESIDYNVSDPILGYKINIWEVKEKTEKMFKLINADQAPGFVKEHRSSKDFSRESIPENKPRIFRADPDSTTLEIDYIKPDVLNEIRIQAYKQKENGAYSEPWRLKVFKEFGHNAIGQRHMDECILTVTTQTRAMGGPLPHIYNSHL; the protein is encoded by the exons atgtttgtaaaaaataataatttcatttgttttttcacaATAACTTTATTAGGGTCAAGTGTTTATTCAGAACTTGAAGCACCTAAACTTTTGGATGTCACTGCGACGAAAGAAGGAGGGTTATATGTTGTGTGGGAATCTATTGACTATAATGTATCTGATCCAATACTGGGATACAAG ATTAATATTTGGGAGGTGAAAGAAAAAACGGAAAAAATGTTTAAGCTGATTAACGCTGATCAAGCACCAGGTTTCGTAAAAGAACATCGGTCCAGTAAG GATTTCAGTAGAGAAAGCATACCAGAAAATAAACCTCGGATATTTAGAGCTGATCCAGATTCAACTACTTTGgagatagattatattaaacCTGATGTTTTGAACGAGATAAGAATTCAAGCTTACAAACAAAAGGAAAACGGCGCGTACTCTGAACCTTGGAGGTTGAAAGTTTTCAAAGAGTTCGGACATAACGCGATCGGGCAAAGACATATGGACGAGTGTATACTAACAGTCACCACCCAAACTCGGGCAATGGGTGGACCTTTACCTCACATATACAATAGTCACTTATAG
- the LOC125069136 gene encoding beta-1,3-glucan-binding protein-like, whose protein sequence is MTSKVIAFLFVFILSVHGGFDDWQYETPTRSIQALKPKGLRVFLPGDPRIKLFLFEGYIQNDTQNTTVFLNKRDFWGFGQKQKNRDGWIFEDHNIALEVGQTIVHRSFVSIGNPFIKTNGTNKDALLQLAGYYSPMGIFTVKVLEDPATPGAHCPKTATKVRGGYACAQEVIFEDNFDNFREDLWQIEQYIPFNHPEHPFVSYQRPLSSDSNSNIFIENGFLNIVPKLQEDILKQNNESIQTGALDLLSGCTADTCVMKATGVNILPPIVSGRLTSARFAFTYGTIYIRAKLPRGDWIYPEVLLESSTKKYGSLNYASGLLKVVLSRGNVDTNSRHHSIQEISGGPVINAKCRDSLEFYYKKISEGYWSDDFHEYALEWTPEKISLYVDGVNFATYLPGPAGLRAWLPQSCRGEWYELFRNASVMAPFDHHFQIALGVAVGGTMEFPDGVKSGGKPKPWNNRGRKASLSFWQDKENWLPTWTQPGLVVDYVKVVAL, encoded by the exons ATGACCTCCAAGGTGATCGCGTTCCTGTTCGTCTTCATTCTCAGTGTCCACGGCGGATTCGACGATTGGCAATATGAAACTCCTACAAGATCAATACAAGCTTTGAAACCTAAAGGACTACGCGTATTCCTACCAG GTGACCCgcgaattaaattgtttttatttgaggGATACATTCAAAATGATACACAAAATACAACTGTGTTCTTGAACAAAAGGGATTTTTGGGGTTTTGGGCAGAAACAAAAGAACCGAGATGGGTGGATATTTGAAGATCACAATATTGCTTTGGAAGTTGGTCAAACCATTGTACATCGATCCTTCGTCTCTATCGGAAACCCATTTATCAAAACGAATGGTACGAACAAAGACGCCTTGCTTCAACTCGCTGGATATTATTCGCCGATGGGAATTTTTACTGTTAAAG tattagaAGACCCAGCTACTCCTGGGGCTCATTGTCCGAAAACCGCCACCAAGGTCAGAGGTGGGTACGCCTGTGCCCAAGAAGTAATTTTCGAAGATAATTTCGACAACTTTCGTGAAGACCTTTGGCAGATTGAACAGTATATACCGTTTAATCACCCT GAACATCCGTTTGTGTCTTATCAAAGGCCGCTGTCTTCAGATTCAAATTccaatattttcattgaaaatggTTTTTTGAACATTGTACCCAAACTTCAGGAGGACATATTAAAGCAAAACAACGAGTCTATACAGACTGGCGCCTTGGATCTATTAAGCGG atGTACCGCAGATACGTGCGTGATGAAAGCAACTGGTGTTAACATTCTACCGCCTATAGTTAGTGGACGATTGACGAGTGCCCGGTTTGCTTTTACCTACGGAACTATTTATATTCGTGCCAAACTGCCCAGGGGTGATTGGATTTATCCAG AAGTACTTCTGGAATCTTCGACGAAAAAATACGGCAGCCTAAATTACGCATCGGGTCTTCTAAAAGTTGTGCTGTCCCGTGGTAATGTAGACACGAACAGCCGACATCATAGTATCCAA GAAATTAGTGGAGGTCCGGTAATAAACGCTAAGTGTCGTGATTCCTTAgagttttactataaaaaaatctcagaAGGATATTGGAGCGATGACTTTCACGAATACGCTCTTGAGTGGACACCAG aaaagatATCCTTGTACGTGGACGGTGTTAATTTTGCCACGTACCTGCCGGGGCCTGCGGGGCTGCGCGCGTGGTTGCCTCAGTCTTGTCGTGGGGAGTGGTACGAATTGTTCCGAAACGCGTCCGTCATGGCACCTTTTGATCATCAC TTTCAGATAGCTTTAGGTGTCGCTGTTGGAGGCACTATGGAATTTCCGGATGGAGTCAAATCAGGTGGTAAGCCGAAACCCTGGAATAATAGGGGACGAAAGGCCAGCCTTAGTTTTTGGCAAGATAAAGAAAACTGGTTACCAACTTGGACCCAGCCTGGATTGGTTGTCGACTATGTTAAAGTTGTGGCTTTGTAA